The following are from one region of the Apostichopus japonicus isolate 1M-3 chromosome 17, ASM3797524v1, whole genome shotgun sequence genome:
- the LOC139984566 gene encoding uncharacterized protein encodes MAWLEGYRISSSRQMASSTPLTDLAENFFMCSVCLDQLKEPKQLPCLHRYCRNCLKTVIQASYGVTLNCPLCNQEYVIPENGVDDFKTDFSIKGALEFIQFQNSFESKDLKKCVRCLKNTKVSAFCIKCRDYLCEQCYKDHVSKKMFTDHKTHILSLDNIILKNMTLDKLTSLTEDPRCHIHAKKKAQLCCSSCKNVPVCLACSCIYNKHKGHDLHDVTEIADRERTLLKQELAELTNYKGQLYGLPTKIQTTKQKLNENAMKKKETLKNQHKQQAHKIKDKLAECTKERKRGIDDIGCRRTENDRRITLDFEEELSQVRKKYDKIRKTTNQIYDNESKEFIDKCNETEGELFKKLCSLDANFKNLTIAKDLHVNQNEDELKQMREYCEQVIKRYENFTATTTFIFASKDDWTDAQCIPDIRAACRSLMVEMKKEYPQLESLSDFVISDVRKVVIDNVTIAKQTEPVVKLKDRCIIDIISRGVSKIVITQQAGYSHITVFNSKGEIQL; translated from the exons ATGGCGTGGCTAGAGGGATATCG AATCTCGTCATCAAGACAAATGGCTTCGTCAACTCCTCTCACGGATCTGGCAGAGAACTTTTTCATGTGCTCTGTTTGCTTGGATCAACTTAAAGAACCGAAACAgttaccatgtcttcatcgatatTGTAGAAATTGCTTGAAGACAGTCATTCAAGCAAGCTACGGTGTGACGCTAAATTGTCCATTGTGTAATCAGGAATACGTCATACCAGAAAATGGAGTTGACGATTTCAAGACTGACTTTAGCATAAAGGGTGCGCTCGAGTTCATACAATTTCAAAACTCTTTTGAAAGTAAAGATTTAAAGAAATGTGTAAGGTGTTTGAAGAATACAAAAGTTTCAGCTTTTTGTATTAAGTGCAGAGATTACTTGTGTGAGCAATGTTACAAGGATCACGTCagcaaaaaaatgtttacagatCACAAAACCCACATTCTGAGCTtggataatataatattaaaaaatatgacaCTGGATAAATTGACGTCACTTACGGAAGACCCCAGGTGTCATatccatgcaaaaaaaaaagcacaatTATGCTGCAGTTCTTGCAAAAATGTACCAGTGTGTTTGGCTTGTAGTTGTATATATAACAAGCACAAAGGTCATGACCTTCATGACGTAACTGAAATAGCAGATCGTGAAAGAACATTACTGAAACAAGAACTTGCTGAATTAACCAATTACAAAGGCCAATTATACGGCTTACCAACGAAAATACAAACTACTAAGCAGAAGCTGAATGAAAatgcaatgaaaaagaaagaaacattgaaAAATCAGCACAAGCAGCAGGCACACAAGATTAAAGATAAACTTGCGGAATGTACTAAAGAACGAAAAAGGGGTATAGATGACATCGGATGCAGAAGAACAGAAAACGACCGTCGGATAACTCTTGATTTTGAAGAGGAGTTGAGCCAAGtgagaaagaaatatgataaaatcaGGAAAACAACGAATCAAATATATGACAACGAATCTAAAGAGTTTATAGACAAATGTAATGAAACTGAGGGCGAACTCTTTAAAAAACTTTGCAGCCTAGATGCTAACTTCAAGAATTTGACAATAGCAAAAGACCTGCATGTAAATCAAAATGAAGATGAACTAAAACAAATGAGAGAATATTGCGAGCAGGTTATTAAACGGTACGAGAACTTCACAGCAACGACTACCTTTATTTTTGCTTCTAAAGACGATTGGACAGACGCTCAGTGTATTCCTGATATTAGAGCAGCCTGTAGATCTCTAATGgtagaaatgaaaaaagaatatCCACAGttagaatctttatctgattttgtTATCAGCGATGTAAGAAAGGTTGTTATTGACAACGTCACGATTGCTAAGCAAACAGAGCCAGTGGTCAAACTTAAAGATAGATGTATCATTGATATTATAAGCAGAGGAGTTTCCAAGATTGTCATAACTCAACAGGCAGGGTATTCACACATCACTGTGTTCAACAGTAAAGGTGAAATACAACTATAG
- the LOC139984898 gene encoding uncharacterized protein isoform X1, whose translation MASSTLLTDLAENFFLCSVCLDQFKEPKQLPCLHRYCRNCLKTVIQASYDGKLKCPLCKQEHVIPENGVDDFKTDFHMKSMLEFIQLQKSFGNKDLKKCVSCLKNTEVSAFCFKCRDYLCEQCYKVHVTSKMFIDHKTHILRLDNIEAKNMTLDKLTSLTEDPRCNIHGKKEAQLCCSSCGNLPVCIACTYNKHKGHDLHDVTEIAERERKLLRQELADLTKYKGKLYGLPTKIQTTTQNLNENAVQKTERLIYQHKQQAHKIKDKLSECTRERKRGLEDIRCRIRDNDRRITLNLEKELGQVREKYDKIRKTANQEYDNESEEFINKCDKTEGELFRKLGSLDANLKNLTTAKDLLVNQNEGELKQIREYCEQIIKRYENLTTTTSSILASKDDWTDAQCIPDIRAACDPLMVEMEKGFPELDFLSDFVISDITKVIRDVTLAQHDESVVDVAGIKVNVGYFTDILSRGDVKIFIIHKAYDGYLHITVFNSKGKIQRQDQIKSETGRLTCGLLSELKAVTWNYWYDIGIYDVRDGAFSRKNIRDVITSWPSDQCVSCVTTDPVKNHIIVGTNRRNVYVFTDQMNYSHMITLPAVIDASDDITVHRGSLLVCDNSRGRSYAVTMEESQSKLMYEFTKPDLDGLDWRPTSVCTDNTGFIYMLWNAAISYQRRCILVQYSQNGRQLLTTRKVAGNAYRVSTLEENGPEKLLITTKRWGELYTYDLVVT comes from the coding sequence ATGGCTTCGTCAACTCTCCTTACGGATCTGGCAGAGAACTTCTTCCTTTGTTCTGTTTGCTTGGATCAATTTAAAGAGCCGAAACAGTTACCGTGTCTTCATCGATATTGTAGAAATTGCTTGAAGACAGTCATTCAAGCAAGCTATGATGGAAAGCTTAAGTGTCCATTGTGTAAACAGGAACACGTCATACCAGAAAATGGAGTTGACGATTTCAAGACTGACTTCCATATGAAGAGTATGCTTGAGTTTATACAACTGCAAAAGTCTTTTGGAAATAAAGATTTAAAGAAATGTGTAAGCTGTTTGAAGAATACAGAAGTTTCAGCTTTTTGTTTTAAGTGCAGAGATTACTTGTGTGAGCAATGTTACAAAGTTCACGTCACCAGTAAAATGTTTATAGATCACAAAACCCACATTCTGAGATTGGATAATATAGAAGCAAAGAATATGACACTggataaattaacatcactaacGGAAGATCCCAGGTGCAATATCCATGGAAAAAAAGAAGCACAATTATGCTGCAGTTCTTGCGGAAATTTACCAGTTTGCATAGCTTGTACATATAATAAGcacaaaggtcatgacctgCATGACGTCACTGAAATAGCAGAACGTGAAAGAAAACTACTCAGACAAGAACTTGCTGATTTAACTAAATACAAAGGTAAACTATATGGCCTACCAACGAAAATACAAACTACTACACAGAATCTGAATGAAAATGCCGTGCAAAAAACAGAAAGATTGATATATCAGCACAAGCAACAGGCACACAAGATTAAAGATAAACTTTCGGAATGTACTAGGGAACGAAAAAGAGGTTTAGAGGATATCAGATGCAGAATAAGAGATAACGACCGTCGGATAACTCTTAATTTGGAAAAGGAATTGGGACAAGTGAGagagaaatatgataaaatcaGGAAAACAGCAAATCAAGAATATGACAACGAATCTGAAGAGTTTATAAACAAATGTGATAAAACTGAGGGCGAGCTTTTTAGAAAACTTGGAAGCCTAGATGCTAACTTAAAGAATTTGACAACAGCAAAAGACCTGCTTGTAAATCAAAATGAAGGTGAACTAAAACAAATAAGAGAATATTGCGAACAGATTATTAAACGATACGAGAACCTCACAACAACGACCTCATCTATTCTTGCTTCTAAAGACGATTGGACAGACGCTCAGTGTATTCCTGATATTAGAGCAGCCTGTGATCCTCTGATGGTAGAAATGGAAAAAGGATTTCCAGAGTTGGACTTTTTATCTGATTTCGTTATCAGTGATATAACGAAGGTTATTAGAGACGTCACGCTTGCTCAGCATGACGAGTCAGTGGTTGATGTGGCAGGAATCAAAGTTAATGTTGGATATTTCACTGATATTTTAAGCAGAGGCGATGTCAAGATTTTCATAATTCATAAGGCATATGACGGGTATTTACACATCACTGTGTTCAACAGTAAAGGTAAAATACAACGACAGGATCAGATCAAGAGTGAAACTGGCAGACTCACCTGCGGTCTGCTATCTGAGTTGAAAGCTGTAACATGGAATTATTGGTATGACATCGGTATTTACGATGTACGTGATGGTGCATTTAGCAGGAAGAACATTCGTGACGTCATTACAAGTTGGCCATCCGATCAGTGCGTAAGTTGTGTAACTACTGATCCTGTGAAGAATCATATTATTGTTGGTACTAACAGAAGaaatgtgtatgtatttactGATCAAATGAATTACAGCCACATGATTACACTACCAGCTGTAATCGATGCATCTGATGATATCACTGTACATAGAGGTAGTCTCCTGGTCTGTGACAACTCGCGTGGTAGATCATATGCAGTCACCATGGAGGAATCACAGAGTAAGCTGATGTATGAATTCACCAAACCAGATCTTGATGGATTGGACTGGAGACCTACCAGTGTCTGCACAGACAATACTGGTTTCATCTACATGCTGTGGAATGCAGCGATCTCATATCAGCGGAGATGTATTCTGGTACAATACAGTCAGAATGGCCGACAATTACTCACAACAAGAAAAGTAGCAGGTAACGCTTACCGCGTGTCAACATTAGAAGAGAACGGGCCGGAAAAACTTCTGATAACAACAAAGAGATGGGGAGAGTTGTACACGTACGACCTAGTAGTGACGTAG
- the LOC139984898 gene encoding uncharacterized protein isoform X2 — protein sequence MASSTLLTDLAENFFLCSVCLDQFKEPKQLPCLHRYCRNCLKTVIQASYDGKLKCPLCKQEHVIPENGVDDFKTDFHMKSMLEFIQLQKSFGNKDLKKCVSCLKNTEVSAFCFKCRDYLCEQCYKVHVTSKMFIDHKTHILRLDNIEAKNMTLDKLTSLTEDPRCNIHGKKEAQLCCSSCGNLPVCIACTYNKHKGHDLHDVTEIAERERKLLRQELADLTKYKGKLYGLPTKIQTTTQNLNENAVQKTERLIYQHKQQAHKIKDKLSECTRERKRGLEDIRCRIRDNDRRITLNLEKELGQVREKYDKIRKTANQEYDNESEEFINKCDKTEGELFRKLGSLDANLKNLTTAKDLLVNQNEGELKQIREYCEQIIKRYENLTTTTSSILASKDDWTDAQCIPDIRAACDPLMVEMEKGFPELDFLSDFVISDITKVIRDVTLAQHDESVVDVAGIKVNVGYFTDILSRGDVKIFIIHKAYDGYLHITVFNSKGKIQRQDQIKSETGRLTCGLLSELKAVTWNYWYDIGIYDVRDGAFSRKNIRDVITSWPSDQCTNNLQKQHQYEFYFVTIFQQLVGCSDIQVSSFW from the exons ATGGCTTCGTCAACTCTCCTTACGGATCTGGCAGAGAACTTCTTCCTTTGTTCTGTTTGCTTGGATCAATTTAAAGAGCCGAAACAGTTACCGTGTCTTCATCGATATTGTAGAAATTGCTTGAAGACAGTCATTCAAGCAAGCTATGATGGAAAGCTTAAGTGTCCATTGTGTAAACAGGAACACGTCATACCAGAAAATGGAGTTGACGATTTCAAGACTGACTTCCATATGAAGAGTATGCTTGAGTTTATACAACTGCAAAAGTCTTTTGGAAATAAAGATTTAAAGAAATGTGTAAGCTGTTTGAAGAATACAGAAGTTTCAGCTTTTTGTTTTAAGTGCAGAGATTACTTGTGTGAGCAATGTTACAAAGTTCACGTCACCAGTAAAATGTTTATAGATCACAAAACCCACATTCTGAGATTGGATAATATAGAAGCAAAGAATATGACACTggataaattaacatcactaacGGAAGATCCCAGGTGCAATATCCATGGAAAAAAAGAAGCACAATTATGCTGCAGTTCTTGCGGAAATTTACCAGTTTGCATAGCTTGTACATATAATAAGcacaaaggtcatgacctgCATGACGTCACTGAAATAGCAGAACGTGAAAGAAAACTACTCAGACAAGAACTTGCTGATTTAACTAAATACAAAGGTAAACTATATGGCCTACCAACGAAAATACAAACTACTACACAGAATCTGAATGAAAATGCCGTGCAAAAAACAGAAAGATTGATATATCAGCACAAGCAACAGGCACACAAGATTAAAGATAAACTTTCGGAATGTACTAGGGAACGAAAAAGAGGTTTAGAGGATATCAGATGCAGAATAAGAGATAACGACCGTCGGATAACTCTTAATTTGGAAAAGGAATTGGGACAAGTGAGagagaaatatgataaaatcaGGAAAACAGCAAATCAAGAATATGACAACGAATCTGAAGAGTTTATAAACAAATGTGATAAAACTGAGGGCGAGCTTTTTAGAAAACTTGGAAGCCTAGATGCTAACTTAAAGAATTTGACAACAGCAAAAGACCTGCTTGTAAATCAAAATGAAGGTGAACTAAAACAAATAAGAGAATATTGCGAACAGATTATTAAACGATACGAGAACCTCACAACAACGACCTCATCTATTCTTGCTTCTAAAGACGATTGGACAGACGCTCAGTGTATTCCTGATATTAGAGCAGCCTGTGATCCTCTGATGGTAGAAATGGAAAAAGGATTTCCAGAGTTGGACTTTTTATCTGATTTCGTTATCAGTGATATAACGAAGGTTATTAGAGACGTCACGCTTGCTCAGCATGACGAGTCAGTGGTTGATGTGGCAGGAATCAAAGTTAATGTTGGATATTTCACTGATATTTTAAGCAGAGGCGATGTCAAGATTTTCATAATTCATAAGGCATATGACGGGTATTTACACATCACTGTGTTCAACAGTAAAGGTAAAATACAACGACAGGATCAGATCAAGAGTGAAACTGGCAGACTCACCTGCGGTCTGCTATCTGAGTTGAAAGCTGTAACATGGAATTATTGGTATGACATCGGTATTTACGATGTACGTGATGGTGCATTTAGCAGGAAGAACATTCGTGACGTCATTACAAGTTGGCCATCCGATCAGTGC ACAAATAACCTCCAGAAACAGCATCAGTATGAATTCTACTTTGTTACTATATTTCAGCAGCTGGTCGGATGTAGTGATATCCAAGTCTCATCTTTCTGGTAA